Within the Catalinimonas niigatensis genome, the region TGCGTAACACCAGTTGTTCTGACTGCTTTGCTACGATTTGATTATAAAATTCTCTCAGGTATGGGTATTCTTGTGCATCAAAACGACTTTTGTGAATCTCTAGCTTATTTACAACCTGAATCATATGACCAATTTGCTTGGTCTGATAAATAAACTTTCCGCCATTGTCCGGTAAGGCCAGGGCTATCGACTCTGGCAGTTCTTCTACTTCATAGCCCTGAGGAATAGTAAAGTTCATCATGTACATCTGTTTGTTGGTATGTGCATAATCTACCGGATAGGTTCTGTCTTCCAGCTTGAAAGGATTTTCGTGAACACGATTGATCAGAATGGGATTCAGGTAAATAATATCACCGGTTTCCATCATCTCGTTGTTCATCGTTCCTTGCATTTTTTCTTCCACTGGTTTGTAGATATCTTCCCACTGTGTAGCCTCATAATTCGTGATATTCCATCCCTGATATTGTTCTTTGATAGGTTTGCTTCTTTCTTCTTCTCCCTTACTGTACTTTTGCCTTAACTTAAGTGCCAAATAGTCAGTGGATGAGCTTGAAATTTTTGCCTCCAATTGTTGGGCTTCGTTCAAAGACACATAGGCTACGACCAACTGATTGGTATTAGCATTTTGTAATTCTTCTAATTTTACCCATTTCTCTGAGGCTTCATTACTGACTACCCTTCCATTACCATTTAAGCAACGAATAGGTAATAAATTGAATGGACAATTTTGTTCGGTGGCATCCAGTAGCAAAGTCTGCCCATCTATCTTGACCATCGCAATTACATAGTTAAACTGATTGATCATAGGATAAGAGGGGATAAGGATGCCATGATCACGGGTACTGAGTGCGACCGGGTAAGTCTCAATACCTGCATAATTGAGCATGGCTATAAGCGTAAGGTTGATATCTGCCGAATTTCCTGATTTATTTTCCAGCGTTTTCTGGCTGGTTTGGCTGGCAAAAAGTCTTTTGTCTCCATTCCATCGTACCTGATCCCGCATGTAGGTATACAGGATTGCCAGTTTTTTCATAGGATCAGTTTCACCTACGGCCAATGCATCCACTTCTTTCTTTACTACCCCTTTCTTCTGAATAATATTTCCGAAATATTCAGCATCTAACAATTCTTTGTCAATATTCTCCCAGGTGGTAGAATATACTTTCATGGTTTCACCGGGAAACATGATACTTGCCAGTTCAAAAGTGATCTTCATCACATAATCATCCATAGTCGTGATGTGAGGTTCTTCCACCAGAGCAGGTACGTCAGTAGCTACCCATCTTTCTGTATACTCTGTAAAGTCTAAAGATTCATTCTTAAAATTTGTATGCAAATTCGCATCACGTAAGCCCCTGCCACCACTTCTTGTTTTGGTAGAGTAAGTGAATTTTCCTGGCTTTTTTCCGGTATCATGAATGGCCAAAGAATGATATCCTCTCATGAATTGCTTGTAGTTGAAATATTCCGGAATAGAGACATTGTATTCACTCCACATCACCGGTATGCTCTTCTGAAATTCCCAATCCTGTAAATTGTACATGAAGTCAGAAGTGATCGTATATTCATATTCCAGTACTGAACCTTCTTTTACAGCAGGCATGGTAAACTTGGCAATGTCGTAGTGGTCACTGTATTTTTCAGAGAACTCACTACTGCTTTTGAGTTTTTCTTTCTCAACATTACCATTCACCAGGTTGTAGGTGTAGCCTTTCAGGCTGCTGATTCGCTCCTTATCCTTACCATCATTATAGAGGGGAACCCTTACATTGGCCCATTCATATCCGCTGGTAGAAAGTATTTTGATTCGTGTATGACGGGTGAATTCCAGTTGAATGCCAGAGCCTTCAGAGTATTTAAACCGTGTGTTGCCAATATCACTCAATACAACAGCAGAAGCGCTGCTATCCAGCGGATATACGTGCATGCTCAGTTCTTCCTGACTGACTTTGCCAAATTTGATTTCCGCATCTTGCGCCAGTGACGGTAGAGAAAGAAGTGAGAAAATGAAAAGGATAAGGCTGTAAGGCTTGATCATTGTATAATCATATTTTTAATTGAATAACTACACAAATATTACATTAATTATGAATAAATGAAAATAAAAATATAAATATTTATATTTTATCTTAAAACTTAAGAAGCTGTTAGAGGACAAAATTGATTTAAATCAGCTATTCAGCCTATATTTCGTCTTTACGCTATTTTTTAAGTTTGGAAACAGAGTTTACCTGCTGAAGAGCAAACCTGTTTTCTTTAAAGTATTTTGATCAACAGTATAAAGCTAAAGTGATTTTTGCTCCTTTTATGAGGAAAAACCTGTTTGAATGGGGAGGAGAAAGGGAATATTACAACACGGTAAAGCAAGCTAAGCAGTAAAAAAGTCAGTACCTGTCAGTATATGCGATTCATTGTATGGATATAAATATACTTTTATATTGCCCGCTTAACCTAAACCCTGTACCTATGAAAAGATATATCCTGCTACTATTCATTGTTAGTTGGTGTCACTCCATCCTTTTTGCACAACAGACCTATATCCATTGCGGGCAACTCATTGACGGTAAGAATAATGAAGCTGTGCAAGAGATGACACTCATCATTGAAGATAAGCTGATTGTGGGTGTTGAAAAAGGGTATCATCAGCCTGTCAGCGGAGCAGACCTGATAGATCTGAAAAGTAAAACTGTGTTGCCGGGCTTCATAGATCTTCATGTCCATATTCAAAACCAGAGCAGCCGGGATAACTACTCTAAAGGTTTTCGGTTAAATGAAGCAGACATCGCACTGGAAGCCACACAATATGCCCATGCTACCTTGATGGCTGGATTTACCACTGTAAGAGATCTGGGTGGAAACGGAGTAAACATTTCTATGCGAAATGCCATCAACAGAGAATACGTAGTAGGGCCGAGAATTTTTACTGCCGGTAAATCTATTGCTACTACCGGAGGCCATGCCGATCCTACCAATGGGTTAAGAAAAGACCTGATGGAAGACCCCGGGCCTAAAGAAGGAGTAATCAATGGACCAGAGGATGCACGGAAAGCAGTAAGGCAGCGCTACAAGGAAGGTTCTGATATGATCAAAATTACCGCTACTGGTGGTGTATTGAGTTATGCCAAAGATGGATCAGGCCCACAGTTTAATGATGAAGAACTGGCAGCCATCGTAGAGACTGCCCGTGATTATGGCATGCATACCGCTGCCCATGCGCATGGTGCGGAAGGGATGAAAAGGGCAGTGATGGCTGGTATAACTACCATAGAGCATGGCACACTGATGAGTGAAGAAGTGATGGACCTGATGATTGAAAAAGGTACTTACTATGTACCTACGATTACAGCCGGGCGCTCAGTCGCAGATTCAGCGCAGATCAGAGGATATTATCCGGCGATCATCGTACCTAAAGCTTTGGAAATTGGTCCTAGAATTCAGGATACTTTTGCCAAAGCCTATAAACGTGGTGTGAAAATAGCCTTTGGTACCGATGCCGGGGTATTTGCCCATGGCAAAAATGCCAAAGAGTTTGGCTATATGGTAGAAGCGGGCATGCCAGCAATGGAAGCAATACAATCAGCTACCCTCACCGCTGCACAGGTACTGGGGATGCAGGATCAGTTGGGTACATTAGAAAAAAATAAGCTGGCAGACCTGGTGGCAGTGGAAGGAAATCCCCTGGAGGATATCAGTCTCCTTGAAAAGGTAAGCTTCGTGATGAAGGAGGGGAAAGTGTATAAAATGAGTAGTGTGCACTAGGGCAGAATGCGTAAGAAAATTTTAGCAAAACCAGTATCACTTTTGGCTTAGTTTGGTATTTTTGCATGTTAAAATCAGGCCTAAGTGCATAAAAAGCTATAAATATATTTATTATCATGGGAAGAGCATTTGAGTATCGAAGAGCAGCCAAAGAGAAACGCTGGGACAAAATGTCCAAAGTGTTTCCCAAATTGGCAAAAGCCATCACTGTAGCCGCCAAAGAGGGAGGTACTGACCCGGATATGAATGCCAAACTTCGTACCGCAATTCAGAATGCCAAAGGGCAGAATATGCCCAAAGACAATATAGAAGCAGCGCTAAAAAGGGCTTCGGGAAAAGATGCAGAGGATTATGTGGAAGTCAATTACGAAGGCAAAGGACCGCATGGAGTACTGGTCTTTGTAGAATGTGCTACCGACAATACCACCCGTACGGTGGCTAACGTAAAATCTTATTTTAACAAACTGGGCGGTTCGTTGGTCCCCACTGGATCATTAGAGTTTATGTTCAACCGCAAAGCGGTTTTTGAATTTGAAAAACCGGAAGGTGTGGATGTAGAAGATCTGGAACTGGAACTGATTGACGCCGGACTTGATGAAATAGAAAAAGGCGAAGAAGGCATATACTATGCTTATGCCGACTATACTAACTTCGGCACACTTTCCCACGCGTTTGAAGAAAGGGAAATCACTGTGAATAATGCTTCTTTAAAACGTTTTCCCAATACTGAAGTAGAATTCTCGGAAGAGGAAATGGAAGAAATAGAAAAACTTATTGACAGGCTGGAAGATGATGATGATGTACAGGCTGTCTACACCAATATCGCTTAAGTCAAAATAAAGTTTGAGCGCGGATTATCCCGCGCTTTTTTTATTTCTGCTTATTTTCAAACAGCGCTTTGAAACTTTGTACAGTTCCATCAGGCTCTGCATCAGCTTCGGCCTCATTTTTATAGGCATTGAGAAAATTGCTGTTACCTGTCCAGATGGTTTGCATCATGCCAAGATAGCGCTTGGCCAGTTCGGGATTCGCTTGCGCCCTAAATTCTTCAAATTCCTTCCACTGCTCCACCGCTACTTCTGCTTTGTTCCAGGGGCAGGTGATTACCCGCAGGCCTTTCATGGTAAAGTAAGCAGCAGTAGGTTCAACTCTGTTGTAATGCCAGTCGCAGATCACTACGTCTTTGGGGATCATATCCACCGCACGATGGGTATTGTTCATGCTGGCTTCCCACATACCTAGGCCGGTAGTCTTGCCATCTATCAGGCGGTCACCCCATATCCAGAGCTCCCGGCCATTCTCCGCCAGATGATTCCGTATTTTAGTTACTTCACCGGCAAATAGTTCTGCCTTGTCACGGCCTGCACAGCGAGGGCATTTGTCATCTCCTATATAAAAAACCTCATCCATGCCAGCATGAAAAGCCTTAGCCTCAAAAACGTCCATAATTTCATCTACCAGATCAAAAACAACGGAGTGTACTTCCGGATGCAGAGGACAGTAGCTTTTGCAGTACAAGCCATCTTCATTAGGCCATTCGTATTCCTCAGGCATCTCTACATGGGGTGTCTCATCAAACTCAGGATATACTTCTAAAAGCTTTTCAATATCGCCTGCCCAGGATTGGTGGCCCAGCAGGTTGATTTGAGGAATAATATTCACATCATGCTGATTCGCAATGGCCACCAGTTTTTTGACATCTGCTTCCGATAGTGCGTTTTCTTCCTGAAGTTCAGGGCGTGATTTGAACTGATAGTTAAAATCAACTCTCAATACTAACGTATTGATTCCCCTTGGAGCAAGTTCCTGATCTATAAAGGTCACAAAATCATCCACGCCATCAGATTGTGGGGCTGCGATACAAAATCCCTTGACAGGATCAGGTAAATCGTTTTGTTGGGCAAGTAATGAAAATGAAAGCGTAAAGCTCAGGATTAGGGTGTAGTATTTTTTCATCATCGGTGAAAGAGTGATTTTAGCGTAAAAAAACAAATAAACGCTTCTAATTTATCTCATTAGACTGATAAGTGGTAGTAAAGTATCTATAAAACTTATCTTGTGGACAGAACATTTGTTACTCCTATCCTATAAAGCCATCAAACTATTATTACTCAGGTAAGCATAAGGGTGAAGCTCTACATTTTTTGATGAAAGAAATCCATAAATAGCTAAATATTAAACGCTTTCCCAATTCAATGGTATGATCAAACTGTTCTTCTTAATTTTCATCTACATTCTCATGATTGTTCAACTCATTTCTGTGTTGAACCTTGACTTTACCGAATCATCATCTTACAGCCAATCTTATCTGGCAGGGAATTTAAGTGTTTTGCTGCTGTTGATACTGTTGGTTTATGTATTGAGTAAAAAACTCGTCAAAGAAATGCTGACTGAAAAATGAGAGGATTGCAAATTCAAATTAGGCTGTCAGACATTATCTCTGATCATTGAGGGGCTGAGGGTCAGTTTGCTGATGATAGAGTTCAAGTGAAAAACAAAAGATGCTGCCCTGACCTAAAGTACTTTCAACCCAAATCTTCCCCCCATTTTTCTCTACAAAATCCTTACAAAGCAAGAGGCCTAAGCCTGTCCCTTTCTCATTGGCAGTACCTCTGGTGCTGAAGGATGTAGAATTAAATAATTTTTCTTGCTTCTCCTGATCCATACCCATTCCTGTATCCCTGACGCATATGTTGACGTACTTTTCCTGATGTTCCCAGCTTAGTGTAACCTGATCGCCTGATCGGCAGAATTTGATTGCATTAGAAAGTAGGTTCTGTAATACAATCTGGATCATGATCTCATCAGCAAACACATAGATTTCATGCTGTATCTCATTGATCAGCCTGATATTTTTATGATCAGCCTGATTTTGGAGCAGTTCAGTTTTGAGGTGGGCTAATTTTTTCAAATTAACTTTCTCAGGATTAATTTCCGTTCCTTCTAATTGGTTTTTCGCCCAGTGCAGTAAATTATCCAGTAATGTCGTTGTAAAGCTAACGTTCTTGATAAGTTCAGGCAAAAAAGCCTTAAAATCCTTGTGGTCAATCAGTTCATTCTGTACCAAATACAGACTTCCGGAAAGGGTATTCAGGGGACTACGCAGATCATGAGAAATGATAGAGAATAGTTTATTTTTAAGT harbors:
- a CDS encoding family 20 glycosylhydrolase, with protein sequence MMKKYYTLILSFTLSFSLLAQQNDLPDPVKGFCIAAPQSDGVDDFVTFIDQELAPRGINTLVLRVDFNYQFKSRPELQEENALSEADVKKLVAIANQHDVNIIPQINLLGHQSWAGDIEKLLEVYPEFDETPHVEMPEEYEWPNEDGLYCKSYCPLHPEVHSVVFDLVDEIMDVFEAKAFHAGMDEVFYIGDDKCPRCAGRDKAELFAGEVTKIRNHLAENGRELWIWGDRLIDGKTTGLGMWEASMNNTHRAVDMIPKDVVICDWHYNRVEPTAAYFTMKGLRVITCPWNKAEVAVEQWKEFEEFRAQANPELAKRYLGMMQTIWTGNSNFLNAYKNEAEADAEPDGTVQSFKALFENKQK
- a CDS encoding metal-dependent hydrolase family protein, coding for MKRYILLLFIVSWCHSILFAQQTYIHCGQLIDGKNNEAVQEMTLIIEDKLIVGVEKGYHQPVSGADLIDLKSKTVLPGFIDLHVHIQNQSSRDNYSKGFRLNEADIALEATQYAHATLMAGFTTVRDLGGNGVNISMRNAINREYVVGPRIFTAGKSIATTGGHADPTNGLRKDLMEDPGPKEGVINGPEDARKAVRQRYKEGSDMIKITATGGVLSYAKDGSGPQFNDEELAAIVETARDYGMHTAAHAHGAEGMKRAVMAGITTIEHGTLMSEEVMDLMIEKGTYYVPTITAGRSVADSAQIRGYYPAIIVPKALEIGPRIQDTFAKAYKRGVKIAFGTDAGVFAHGKNAKEFGYMVEAGMPAMEAIQSATLTAAQVLGMQDQLGTLEKNKLADLVAVEGNPLEDISLLEKVSFVMKEGKVYKMSSVH
- a CDS encoding YebC/PmpR family DNA-binding transcriptional regulator, whose product is MGRAFEYRRAAKEKRWDKMSKVFPKLAKAITVAAKEGGTDPDMNAKLRTAIQNAKGQNMPKDNIEAALKRASGKDAEDYVEVNYEGKGPHGVLVFVECATDNTTRTVANVKSYFNKLGGSLVPTGSLEFMFNRKAVFEFEKPEGVDVEDLELELIDAGLDEIEKGEEGIYYAYADYTNFGTLSHAFEEREITVNNASLKRFPNTEVEFSEEEMEEIEKLIDRLEDDDDVQAVYTNIA
- a CDS encoding DUF3857 and transglutaminase domain-containing protein; this translates as MIKPYSLILFIFSLLSLPSLAQDAEIKFGKVSQEELSMHVYPLDSSASAVVLSDIGNTRFKYSEGSGIQLEFTRHTRIKILSTSGYEWANVRVPLYNDGKDKERISSLKGYTYNLVNGNVEKEKLKSSSEFSEKYSDHYDIAKFTMPAVKEGSVLEYEYTITSDFMYNLQDWEFQKSIPVMWSEYNVSIPEYFNYKQFMRGYHSLAIHDTGKKPGKFTYSTKTRSGGRGLRDANLHTNFKNESLDFTEYTERWVATDVPALVEEPHITTMDDYVMKITFELASIMFPGETMKVYSTTWENIDKELLDAEYFGNIIQKKGVVKKEVDALAVGETDPMKKLAILYTYMRDQVRWNGDKRLFASQTSQKTLENKSGNSADINLTLIAMLNYAGIETYPVALSTRDHGILIPSYPMINQFNYVIAMVKIDGQTLLLDATEQNCPFNLLPIRCLNGNGRVVSNEASEKWVKLEELQNANTNQLVVAYVSLNEAQQLEAKISSSSTDYLALKLRQKYSKGEEERSKPIKEQYQGWNITNYEATQWEDIYKPVEEKMQGTMNNEMMETGDIIYLNPILINRVHENPFKLEDRTYPVDYAHTNKQMYMMNFTIPQGYEVEELPESIALALPDNGGKFIYQTKQIGHMIQVVNKLEIHKSRFDAQEYPYLREFYNQIVAKQSEQLVLRKQKLSE